The following are encoded together in the Cheilinus undulatus linkage group 3, ASM1832078v1, whole genome shotgun sequence genome:
- the LOC121503914 gene encoding keratin, type I cytoskeletal 18-like isoform X1, with protein sequence MSIKRTSMPFTRSSPQYSSYSVIGGSGGSGTRISPVSAPFLRSSAPFASSSSTLKLSSGMGSGFGSAGASVAAGSGSSGAGILGNEKGAMQNLNDRLANYLETVRNLEKANKELEIKIMQALEKGGPDMRDYSKYEPIIEDLRRQIFDKISENARLVLQIDNARLAADDFKVKYDNEMAIRQSVEADIAGLKKVIDDTNMTRMNIESEIEAVKEELAFLKRNHENEVMELRNQISQSGVQVDVDAPKGQDLSQIMEEMRGNYEKIAMKNAEDLKRWHENQIQDVQVQVSQNTEALQGAQMERSDLTRQIQTLEIELASQQSLKASLEDTLRNTELRNNMEMEKYNAIILRLEEELSNLRANIQQQTQEYEALLNMKMKLEAEISTYKSLLDGGDFKLQDALDELAGAS encoded by the exons ATGAGCATCAAAAGAACCAGCATGCCCTTCACCCGCTCCTCTCCTCAGTACAGTTCTTATAGTGTTATTGGAGGCTCTGGTGGATCTGGCACCCGCATTTCACCTGTTTCTGCACCCTTTCTGCGGTCCAGTGCCCCTTTCGCCTCTTCTTCCTCAACCCTCAAGCTGAGCAGTGGAATGGGCTCAGGTTTTGGCAGTGCCGGTGCATCTGTGGCAGCTGGCAGCGGTTCCAGTGGTGCAGGGATCCTGGGCAACGAGAAGGGAGCCATGCAGAACCTGAATGACCGCCTGGCCAACTACCTGGAGACAGTGAGGAACCTGGAGAAGGCCAACAAGGAGCTGGAGATAAAGATCATGCAGGCGCTGGAGAAGGGGGGTCCAGACATGAGAGACTACAGCAAGTATGAGCCCATCATTGAAGACCTGCGCAGACAG ATCTTCGATAAGATCTCCGAGAACGCTCGTTTGGTGCTCCAGATTGACAACGCCCGTCTTGCTGCTGATGACTTCAAAGTAAA GTATGACAATGAAATGGCAATCCGGCAGTCTGTGGAGGCCGACATCGCTGGGCTGAAGAAAGTCATCGATGACACCAACATGACCAGGATGAACATTGAGAGTGAGATCGAGGCTGTGAAGGAGGAGCTTGCTTTCCTCAAGAGGAACCACGAGAAT GAAGTGATGGAGCTGAGGAATCAGATCTCTCAGTCAGGTGTGCAGGTTGATGTAGACGCTCCTAAAGGTCAGGACCTATCTCAGATCATGGAGGAAATGAGGGGTAATTATGAGAAGATTGCCATGAAGAACGCAGAGGACCTTAAACGATGGCATGAAAATCAG ATTCAAGACGTACAGGTTCAGGTATCACAGAACACAGAAGCTCTGCAGGGAGCCCAGATGGAGAGGAGCGATTTAACACGGCAGATACAGACCCTGGAAATCGAACTTGCGTCCCAACAGAGCTTA AAAGCCTCCTTAGAAGACACATTACGCAACACAGAGCTGCGAAATAACATGGAAATGGAGAAGTACAACGCCATCATTTTACGCCTGGAGGAGGAGCTGTCCAACTTACGTGCAAACATCCAGCAGCAGACGCAGGAATACGAGGCGCTACTCAACATGAAGATGAAACTGGAGGCTGAGATTTCCACATACAAGAGTCTGCTGGATGGAGGAGACTTCAA GCTGCAGGACGCACTCGATGAGCTGGCGGGAGCGAGCTAA
- the LOC121503914 gene encoding keratin, type I cytoskeletal 18-like isoform X2 gives MSIKRTSMPFTRSSPQYSSYSVIGGSGGSGTRISPVSAPFLRSSAPFASSSSTLKLSSGMGSGFGSAGASVAAGSGSSGAGILGNEKGAMQNLNDRLANYLETVRNLEKANKELEIKIMQALEKGGPDMRDYSKYEPIIEDLRRQIFDKISENARLVLQIDNARLAADDFKVKYDNEMAIRQSVEADIAGLKKVIDDTNMTRMNIESEIEAVKEELAFLKRNHENEVMELRNQISQSGVQVDVDAPKGQDLSQIMEEMRGNYEKIAMKNAEDLKRWHENQIQDVQVQVSQNTEALQGAQMERSDLTRQIQTLEIELASQQSLKASLEDTLRNTELRNNMEMEKYNAIILRLEEELSNLRANIQQQTQEYEALLNMKMKLEAEISTYKSLLDGGDFK, from the exons ATGAGCATCAAAAGAACCAGCATGCCCTTCACCCGCTCCTCTCCTCAGTACAGTTCTTATAGTGTTATTGGAGGCTCTGGTGGATCTGGCACCCGCATTTCACCTGTTTCTGCACCCTTTCTGCGGTCCAGTGCCCCTTTCGCCTCTTCTTCCTCAACCCTCAAGCTGAGCAGTGGAATGGGCTCAGGTTTTGGCAGTGCCGGTGCATCTGTGGCAGCTGGCAGCGGTTCCAGTGGTGCAGGGATCCTGGGCAACGAGAAGGGAGCCATGCAGAACCTGAATGACCGCCTGGCCAACTACCTGGAGACAGTGAGGAACCTGGAGAAGGCCAACAAGGAGCTGGAGATAAAGATCATGCAGGCGCTGGAGAAGGGGGGTCCAGACATGAGAGACTACAGCAAGTATGAGCCCATCATTGAAGACCTGCGCAGACAG ATCTTCGATAAGATCTCCGAGAACGCTCGTTTGGTGCTCCAGATTGACAACGCCCGTCTTGCTGCTGATGACTTCAAAGTAAA GTATGACAATGAAATGGCAATCCGGCAGTCTGTGGAGGCCGACATCGCTGGGCTGAAGAAAGTCATCGATGACACCAACATGACCAGGATGAACATTGAGAGTGAGATCGAGGCTGTGAAGGAGGAGCTTGCTTTCCTCAAGAGGAACCACGAGAAT GAAGTGATGGAGCTGAGGAATCAGATCTCTCAGTCAGGTGTGCAGGTTGATGTAGACGCTCCTAAAGGTCAGGACCTATCTCAGATCATGGAGGAAATGAGGGGTAATTATGAGAAGATTGCCATGAAGAACGCAGAGGACCTTAAACGATGGCATGAAAATCAG ATTCAAGACGTACAGGTTCAGGTATCACAGAACACAGAAGCTCTGCAGGGAGCCCAGATGGAGAGGAGCGATTTAACACGGCAGATACAGACCCTGGAAATCGAACTTGCGTCCCAACAGAGCTTA AAAGCCTCCTTAGAAGACACATTACGCAACACAGAGCTGCGAAATAACATGGAAATGGAGAAGTACAACGCCATCATTTTACGCCTGGAGGAGGAGCTGTCCAACTTACGTGCAAACATCCAGCAGCAGACGCAGGAATACGAGGCGCTACTCAACATGAAGATGAAACTGGAGGCTGAGATTTCCACATACAAGAGTCTGCTGGATGGAGGAGACTTCAAGTAA